One window from the genome of Motilibacter peucedani encodes:
- a CDS encoding (Fe-S)-binding protein yields MRIGLLVTCLADGLFPQVGKATVQLLERLGHEVGFPREQSCCGQMHTNTGYGRFALPLVRGYVDAFEGYDAVVAPSGSCVGSVRHQHRQIALDAGDTALAEQAGEVASRTYELSELLVDVLGVTDVGAYYPHRVTYHPTCHSLRVLRVGDKPLQLLRAVAALDLVELPEAESCCGFGGTFAVKNADVSAAMLADKMRNVTSTRADVCSASDSSCLMHIGGGLGRLHTGVRTVHLAEILASTRADAA; encoded by the coding sequence ATGCGCATCGGACTGCTCGTCACGTGCCTCGCCGACGGCCTGTTCCCCCAGGTCGGCAAGGCGACCGTGCAGCTGCTCGAGCGGCTCGGCCACGAGGTCGGCTTCCCGCGCGAGCAGAGCTGTTGCGGCCAGATGCACACCAACACCGGCTACGGCCGCTTCGCGCTCCCGCTCGTCCGCGGCTACGTCGACGCCTTCGAGGGCTACGACGCCGTGGTGGCGCCCTCGGGCTCGTGCGTCGGCTCGGTCCGCCACCAGCACCGGCAGATCGCCCTCGACGCCGGGGACACGGCACTGGCCGAGCAGGCGGGCGAGGTGGCGTCGCGCACCTACGAGCTGTCGGAGCTGCTGGTCGACGTGCTGGGCGTCACCGACGTGGGCGCCTACTACCCGCACCGCGTGACCTACCACCCGACCTGCCACTCCCTGCGGGTGCTGCGCGTCGGTGACAAGCCGCTGCAGCTGCTGCGCGCGGTCGCAGCGCTCGACCTCGTGGAGCTGCCGGAGGCCGAGTCGTGCTGCGGCTTCGGAGGCACCTTCGCGGTCAAGAACGCCGACGTCTCGGCCGCCATGCTCGCCGACAAGATGCGCAACGTCACCTCGACCCGGGCCGACGTCTGCAGCGCCAGCGACTCGTCCTGCCTCATGCACATCGGGGGCGGCCTGGGCCGCCTCCACACCGGAGTGCGCACCGTGCACCTCGCCGAGATCCTCGCATCGACCCGGGCGGACGCCGCATGA